GCTAGGCTTGGCGCAAGCCTTGATATCGCGTAGAGCCCTCCGCCGCTCGTAGCCTTTACAGTTCCTACTGCATCGCCAATCGCGCAAACCATACCCTCGTCGTAGGCTATGCAAGGCCGAGGCGCAGGCCTAGTGAACGGAATCAACCCTCTTCTATCTTCTACGTATACCGCGCCAAGCATTCTCCGAAGCTGGTCTGTAAGCTTCGCGCTCATCCTATGGGAGCAAGCTGCGACACCGAGTAGCGCATAACGCCCGCCATGCAATGGTACTATCCAGCCATATTTTGCACACCCACCTAGTATGAACGCGATCGGCCTTGAATCATCCGACAAGCGTCTAGGCAGTCTAATCAGATACTGGAGGCCGTAAAGCTTCGCCCCTCGCGCTATCAATCCTATCTTAGCTGCAAGCCTCTGGGCAACACCCTCCGCCACCACAACATGCCGAGCTCTTATGCGTCTGCCCTTTGAGGTCTTCACCAGGATACCATTCTCCGTTATCTCTATGCTATCCGCCCGCACACCTAACAATAGTTTGACACCCTTCGAGGCAGCTATAGACGCTAGAATGTCCTCAAGGAGGGGCCTCGATAGTCTCACCAGCCGTGTATCGATATACACGCTTTGAGCGTTAGGCGCGACTACAATCAACCCATCATAGTATTCTGCTATCGCTTCACGTGGGAACAACCTAGACGTTTCAAGACTCACGATGCCGGTACAGTGAGGTGGCCTACCTACACGCTTCCTAGCCTCTAATAACACTACGTCCATATCCAAGTGAATACTTGTGAGTAGCCCTGCTGGCCCCGCGCCTATTATCACTACCTCACTCATCTCGTACATGCCATGTACACCTGCCACGTTACTAATAACTAATTGCTGACTGTTGCACTAGCGAATGGGGTCTTAGAGGCTGTCATGGTACATCAAGAGTGGAAGCCCGTAACCCCCAGCAAACCCCCATATCTCATACTCGTTAGAGCCGGTAAGGATCGTGATGCTACACGCGCCGCTGTAAATAGATTCTATGACGGGTGGGGCATTGTAGTTGAGAGTCTTGGCGGTACTCGCGATCCTGAAGAGGCATATGAGAGGGCAAGAAGCATACTTAGAGAGGATCAGGCACACTTCGTAATGTACATTGGTGGTCGTGAGGATGCAGAACTTGTAGAGAAGCTAGACGCTAGTATAGTTGATGAGAGGTTCGCGGCGATAAGCATTGGTAAGAAGCGCGTTAGAAATGCCAGGCTTGAAGAGATATTCTGGGGTATTGAGCGGGCCCGTGCAAAGTTACGACTACGTGTCGGCCTAGATGGCGACAAAATACTTGTCCATCGAGTGCCTCGCGACAAACTGCTTAGTGATCTTGTGGTTGACCAGCCATTCGCCGACGTGTTTATAGGCGGACGCGGGTGGGTCAAGTGGCTCTCAAAGCTAGGTGCGTGTTTACCGGACACGGAGCTTGTTATACTCGAGCGTCTTGCTGGTGGAAGACACCTAGTCTATGACGGGCTAACCCCTTGTTGCGAGCTTCACATGCCGGATGAGGGCATTCCTAGCGTGACTAACGTTAATTGCGAGAATAGGAGAGAATATGGGCTTCAATACAACTCGCTGCTCAACACTAACAATTACACAGTCACTGAGAGCTTTGAGCGTATATCACTGTCTTTGCTAAGAGATGCACTGGCACGTGCCGAAGAGGTTCTGGGTTACGTGGATGCTATCGTTGTACCATGGAGTGGTGGAAAAGATTCCACAATGGCCCTCTATCTCGCGGTCAAAGCTTATGGTGCATCCCGCGTAGTCGCAATTTACGTTGATACTGGCGTGGATTTCCCACAGAACATAGATTATATCAATGATCTCGCCTCTAGGCTTGGCATCGAGGTTGTAAAGGCACGTGCACCTGTACGTGAATTCATACCGCTGAAGGGCATGCCGCGCCATGATTATCGTTGGTGTACTGGTTTGAAGCTTGAGACTCTGGAGAGCGTGCTGAGACGCTTGGGCGAGAAGCTGGTAGTCGTCACGGGCGATAGGGATGCGGAGTCCGAGCCACGTAGCCGCAGACCACTGATGCGTGTAGAGGAGAGTGAACATGTGAAACGTCTAATAGTCACTCCACTTAAGCAGTGGTCGACTATACTGCTACAGTTATATGCCAAGGTGCGCGGTTTAGAGCTAAACCCGCTATATGAGCTTGGATTTTACAGGCTAGGTTGCTACATATGCCCCGCGCTACGCTCGTGGGAGAAACTCATACTTGCACGTGAGCCTCTGGTTGCAGCCAGGCTCGTTGGACTGCCCTATTATAGGAGGGGCCTCAGACAAGGCTGAACACGTCATCCTGACGTCGGTGACGCCTGGGCTCATCACTGGTGTTAGTTTTAGAGGAGAATGGAGCCGGGGCCGGGATTCGAACCCGGGATTAACGGGGTTTCGACGGGCGGACACCAACGGTAGCCGCCACTGCAGCCCCGCCCCTTCGACCGCTCGGGCACCCCGGCACAGAACCCATCTTCCTAGGCTAGCCTCTGGGGTGTTATCTATTCTCCCCTAGATGCTTTCCAACACTCTTATCAAAACGTCGCTTGGCACCTCGAATCTGGATAGCATCTCGGCTGGGCACAAGCCTCTACTCTCTTCTAGAATCGTTACTATATCATCGGGTTTATCGACGGACTCTATGTTGCGTATCGGAAACCCCATCTTCTCGAGAACTTGGTTGATATGCGTGGGATAGAGGCTAATCGCGGGTTTACACATGAGTGCAGCTTCGCGAGCCATCGTTGCACCGCCAGTCACAACTCCCGCCGCATGACAGTATAGATCAAGAGTCTCTACAGCCTCGCCCCACACTATCTTTACCATCTTAGGGTATCGTTCTACCATATGCCTCAAATGTTGCAAATCATCTTCGTAGCGAGGGAATATGACAACTTGATAACCATTCTTCACGATAGCATCCACTATCTCGTTAACGTTTGGGATGCTCCTACCTTGATAATATACAGCCTTTCTTTCAGGTACACGCAGAACAATGTACTTGTTCGGCTCGAGACCCATATCTTCCAGAAGCCCTTCGTTACAACGATAGCCGCGTATCCACTCCCACTCTTCGATACCATAGAAGCTTACAACACGCGTAAAGCGCGTCAACACATACCATTCGAAATGATGGCGGGGCACCAGCGCCGAGTGGATAAGCACGTCAGCCAACGGTATTGTTAGCCGATGAGGAGGGACACTATGAGGACTATCACTGAACACTATTATGGGTATTGAGAGACCAAAAGCAACCCTAGTCGCAGATGGACTCGGATATGACACTAGCACATCAGGCTTATACTCGTCGATTATCCTCAGCAGAGCCGCCATTCGCTCAATGTCAGCTTCTAGCTTGCCCTTCAAACTCTCTCCGCCATGACGCCCTACACTCACATAGTTGACGCCGTGTCTACGTAGCACAGACTCCGTGAAATCATAGCTACGAGCTGTTACGAGAACCTCATACCCTTCCTTTACAAGCCTCGTGTAGAGGGCAGCAGCAAGCCTAGCTTGCTTAGGAGTTAACGCGTCAATCCAGATTCTCAAGGCTCCCGGCGACCGTTTTAGTATCACCGCATTATCTAGTGCTATAATTGGCGGGGACCTTGTCCCGCATAGAAGAGTTCGCCGGCTTATTACGCAAGCGAGGCTACCAGGTGGAATCTAGCGATTCTGTCGTCATAGCTCGTCATCCTTCGGCTCCCATTAGCCTCGAGGTCCGGTTAGAGAAGGATACCTTGTATCTACGTCTAAAGTATAGTGATATACGCGATTACATCGATGATCTCCGTGAGGCGGAGAGTGACGAGAGTGCCAAAGAGTTTATAGAGGAGGTTCTAGACGATTTGAGTGAAGCTGCGAACCAGTTGGAAGTACTTGCACGCCAGAAGGGTATACGCGTACAATCCACTGTAAAACGCGATGTCTTGGATATACTAGAGGCACTCGAGGATATACTCGAGTCTTAAGCTAGATGTTCTAACAGCAACACCAAGTAGTACATTGCTAATCCTATCATTGCTAGTTTAGCTGCGCGTTTCCTCCACCGACCATACACTATTATTGAAATTATGCTAAACGCTGAAGGTGCAAGCCAGAGGTGAGTGAGGGAATTCACCATGTCGTCGCGCACCATACGGATATCAGAGCCTCTGCTCGAGGAGGATGATATAACTCTTGTTCTTGAAGCTTTGCGTTCCGGGTGGTTATCGGGAGGCCCATACGTTGAGAAGTTTGAAGAAGAGTTTGCAAAGTATATCGGCGTTAAACACGCCATAACCGTGGCTAATGGCACCATGGCTTTGATAGCTGCGTTGTACGCCGCCGGTGTAAGACCTGGCGACGAGGTCATAGTGCCTTGTTTCACGTTTGCAGCTACAGCTGCAGCCGTAGTTGCCCTCGGAGCCAAGCCGGTGTTTGCCGACATAGAGCTTGAGACCTACAACATAAGCGTGGAGGATGTGGAGGAGAAGCTTACTAGGAGGGCGCGAGCTATCATAGCAGTCCATCTGTTCGGCCACATGGCCGATATGAAGAGGTTGAAACGACTAGCCGAGGAGGAGAACATAGTGCTTATCGAAGATGCTGCACAAGCACACGGTTCTAGCTTAGAGGGTGTTAAGGCAGGGGCATGGGGTGATGCAGCTGCATTCAGCTTCTATGCCACAAAGAACATGACCATGGGTGAGGGTGGCGCTGTAACAACCAGTAACGATGAGATAGCGTGGCGTGTGAGAATGCTAAGAAATCACGGTCAGGAGAGCAAGTATAACCATGTAACATTTGGTCTCAACATGAGGATCACATCGCTACAAGCGGCATTAGGCCTAGCCCAGCTTCGGAAACTAGAGAGGATGAATGAAGCTCGTCGAAGAAATGCTAGAATGTTAAGCGAGGGTCTGCGCGATACTGGCCTCATTCTACCTGTAGAGAAACCCGGCTATCGACACGTTTACCATCAGTACGTGGTGAGAGTCGATCCTGAACGGGTAGACATAACGCGCGATGAACTCGCACGTAGGTTGCGCGAGCGTGGGGTAGAGACTGCAGTTCACTATCCTAGAGCTCTGCCAGACCAGCCATTCTATCGCGCGCTGGGATATCCCCCAGCCGAGAAGATATGCCCTAACGCTGCTATAGCAGCACAGCAAGTGCTTAGCCTCCCAGTGCATCCCAAACTGACACACGAGGATATCAGATACGTTATACGGGCGGTTCGAGAAGCACTGGGGATGGAGGGATGAGGATAAACTCCCCGACCCGAAGGGTGAGGATTAACCCCCTTCCGACCGCCCACCACCGGTGATGAGCCTCCTCTCAACATTCCGATGAGTGAGGATCCTCACGGAGGCTGAGGGTCTTGAAGATATTAAGGTATAACACGGTATGCGAGAATGAATGCCTCTTCTATAAGTTGCTTCGGTTGCTCAACGAATATGGCTGGTATAACCTAGGCCTTGGTGCATGGATAAAGTCAAGACGTATTAGGGATAATGGGTTCCAAGAGGTTGCTCTGCGCGTTCTAGTATGGAGTGGAGTTGTAGGCGAAGCCTCGCGTATAAAAGGTGGCATCGATCAAGTCTTGAATTATCAAGGGCGTGAATATCGTTTTGTATTTGGGCCTGGAGATGTAAAAGCCGATGCAGCCTACTATCAACATAGGTGTAAAAGCAGCTACTGTATAGAGCACGACGATATAGTGTCCCTTCTTCCCGAGAAGCCTAAGCCACTCATAGTTATCGACCTGGCACAACTACACATGCATAATCTGGATGAGGCTTCAAGCCTTAGACGACAGTTGGCAGCCACGCTCGGTGTGATTAGGAGATTCCTATGGGATCGTCATCTATTGTTGACGAATGCCGCTGAGGGTGTACGTGCATGGTTAAAGAGTTTCATGGCAACCATGCAGGTGCAAATGAGTAGCCTGAACACGGATGATGCTCTAGACGTTAGAGGGTATACTGGGTTAAGGATACTACTTGACCCTAATGCCGACAAAGATTTGCAACCCGATGAGGTGGTTAAGGCCGATGTTTTCATACTAGGTGGCATAGTGGATAAGAGGCCTAGGCCTGGAGCTACTCGCGAACTACCGATAGAAGGTGCTGTGAGACGCAGGATATCGCTTCGCGGAAGCATTATAGGAGTTCCTCATACTATCAACACGCTCGTCGAGGCCCTTCTACTTGCGCGCTACGTTTACGATGGTAATATTGAAAGGGCATTATACGATGTCACGCCTCCCCATGAGGCCCGCATAAGAGCGTATGTTGAAATATCACGTGTTATTCGTGGAGCTAAGGGCGCTTATGTTGACTGGGACTTGTATGAGGAGCTTGTTAAGTGGCTACCTCTACGCCCACGAGATTTCGAAAAGGCTGCTAGAATGGCTGGCGCACGATTAAGAAGGAGTTACGAGGAGTACCTGCTCAGCAAAGACCAATCTCATCACTAGCCTCAGCGATAGCTGGTCACATCACAGCCGATTACAACTCAACAGAGATTCACCCCTTATAGACATAGACATTATCTTTACGTTCTACGATGCCTCGCTCCTCTAGCATCAGTAGCGCCTCACGGTAATAGAGGTCGCCTACATCCACACCATACCACTCAACGAATTTCTTCTTGATCTCGTCGTAGGTCCATTCGCGCTTACCCTCCTCTCTAGCAGCCTCCTCCATCATCCTCTTTATGAACTGCATGGTATCCTCTAGTCTCGTCCAGGGATACTGGAACCATACCCATTCACGCACCTCAATGTAGTAATAATCCGGTTTGAATTTTGCAACAGTGCTTATCCATTGAAGAGCCGCCACCTTGAGTTCGTCCGGCTTCCACTCGCGCTGTACGAACTCCTTCGCGAGCATCAGTGTCTCTCCGGTATCAACTATATCATCCACTATTAGTGCACGATGACCACTCAGATCAACGTGATAGGGGAATTTGAGGATAGCCTTCTCGGACGCTTGAGCCGCAGCAACCCAATGCTGACTCTGTATGCTTAGAAGGTTTTCAACACCAAGGAAGTCACATAGTAGCCTAGCAGGGACATAACCACCTCGCGCCACAGCTATTATGACAGTTGGCTTATACCCGTCCTCTCTTATCTTCTTAGCAAGCCCGTACGCCCATTCAACTATTTCATCCCATGTCACGAGCTTCACTGGGACGCGCGGCAAGTATCCCACCACGGGCCCCGCGCGTAACGGTATATAGGCCTAACTCTTGTTACAAGGGTCGTACTTCTCGTCAACAGTGGCCTTGGACGGAATCACGCAGATAAACTCA
The Pyrolobus fumarii 1A DNA segment above includes these coding regions:
- a CDS encoding DegT/DnrJ/EryC1/StrS family aminotransferase, with product MSSRTIRISEPLLEEDDITLVLEALRSGWLSGGPYVEKFEEEFAKYIGVKHAITVANGTMALIAALYAAGVRPGDEVIVPCFTFAATAAAVVALGAKPVFADIELETYNISVEDVEEKLTRRARAIIAVHLFGHMADMKRLKRLAEEENIVLIEDAAQAHGSSLEGVKAGAWGDAAAFSFYATKNMTMGEGGAVTTSNDEIAWRVRMLRNHGQESKYNHVTFGLNMRITSLQAALGLAQLRKLERMNEARRRNARMLSEGLRDTGLILPVEKPGYRHVYHQYVVRVDPERVDITRDELARRLRERGVETAVHYPRALPDQPFYRALGYPPAEKICPNAAIAAQQVLSLPVHPKLTHEDIRYVIRAVREALGMEG
- a CDS encoding phosphoadenosine phosphosulfate reductase family protein; the protein is MLTVALANGVLEAVMVHQEWKPVTPSKPPYLILVRAGKDRDATRAAVNRFYDGWGIVVESLGGTRDPEEAYERARSILREDQAHFVMYIGGREDAELVEKLDASIVDERFAAISIGKKRVRNARLEEIFWGIERARAKLRLRVGLDGDKILVHRVPRDKLLSDLVVDQPFADVFIGGRGWVKWLSKLGACLPDTELVILERLAGGRHLVYDGLTPCCELHMPDEGIPSVTNVNCENRREYGLQYNSLLNTNNYTVTESFERISLSLLRDALARAEEVLGYVDAIVVPWSGGKDSTMALYLAVKAYGASRVVAIYVDTGVDFPQNIDYINDLASRLGIEVVKARAPVREFIPLKGMPRHDYRWCTGLKLETLESVLRRLGEKLVVVTGDRDAESEPRSRRPLMRVEESEHVKRLIVTPLKQWSTILLQLYAKVRGLELNPLYELGFYRLGCYICPALRSWEKLILAREPLVAARLVGLPYYRRGLRQG
- a CDS encoding DUF354 domain-containing protein, giving the protein MRIWIDALTPKQARLAAALYTRLVKEGYEVLVTARSYDFTESVLRRHGVNYVSVGRHGGESLKGKLEADIERMAALLRIIDEYKPDVLVSYPSPSATRVAFGLSIPIIVFSDSPHSVPPHRLTIPLADVLIHSALVPRHHFEWYVLTRFTRVVSFYGIEEWEWIRGYRCNEGLLEDMGLEPNKYIVLRVPERKAVYYQGRSIPNVNEIVDAIVKNGYQVVIFPRYEDDLQHLRHMVERYPKMVKIVWGEAVETLDLYCHAAGVVTGGATMAREAALMCKPAISLYPTHINQVLEKMGFPIRNIESVDKPDDIVTILEESRGLCPAEMLSRFEVPSDVLIRVLESI
- a CDS encoding phosphoribosyltransferase, yielding MPRVPVKLVTWDEIVEWAYGLAKKIREDGYKPTVIIAVARGGYVPARLLCDFLGVENLLSIQSQHWVAAAQASEKAILKFPYHVDLSGHRALIVDDIVDTGETLMLAKEFVQREWKPDELKVAALQWISTVAKFKPDYYYIEVREWVWFQYPWTRLEDTMQFIKRMMEEAAREEGKREWTYDEIKKKFVEWYGVDVGDLYYREALLMLEERGIVERKDNVYVYKG
- a CDS encoding tRNA (guanine-N1-)-methyltransferase; amino-acid sequence: MKILRYNTVCENECLFYKLLRLLNEYGWYNLGLGAWIKSRRIRDNGFQEVALRVLVWSGVVGEASRIKGGIDQVLNYQGREYRFVFGPGDVKADAAYYQHRCKSSYCIEHDDIVSLLPEKPKPLIVIDLAQLHMHNLDEASSLRRQLAATLGVIRRFLWDRHLLLTNAAEGVRAWLKSFMATMQVQMSSLNTDDALDVRGYTGLRILLDPNADKDLQPDEVVKADVFILGGIVDKRPRPGATRELPIEGAVRRRISLRGSIIGVPHTINTLVEALLLARYVYDGNIERALYDVTPPHEARIRAYVEISRVIRGAKGAYVDWDLYEELVKWLPLRPRDFEKAARMAGARLRRSYEEYLLSKDQSHH
- a CDS encoding NAD(P)/FAD-dependent oxidoreductase, which encodes MYEMSEVVIIGAGPAGLLTSIHLDMDVVLLEARKRVGRPPHCTGIVSLETSRLFPREAIAEYYDGLIVVAPNAQSVYIDTRLVRLSRPLLEDILASIAASKGVKLLLGVRADSIEITENGILVKTSKGRRIRARHVVVAEGVAQRLAAKIGLIARGAKLYGLQYLIRLPRRLSDDSRPIAFILGGCAKYGWIVPLHGGRYALLGVAACSHRMSAKLTDQLRRMLGAVYVEDRRGLIPFTRPAPRPCIAYDEGMVCAIGDAVGTVKATSGGGLYAISRLAPSLAAALNKNNPSIYTNVYRGVARVLSKLYTVARLAYAHRLLTKTVIHLAGFVTGGSIALRDYDALGVLEWRRGMRSPCYESSLKRYLGRVMQAAYGSA